The segment GCCCTCAACGGCCCGAAATATGGTTGCGGCCTCGGCGAATGCGGCACCTGCACTGTCCTGATCGACGGTGCCCCCGCGCGCTCTTGCGTGATTCCGGTAGGCGGTTGCACCGGACGCGACATCGTGACGCTCGAAGGTCTCGGCACGCGCGACGAGCCTGATGTGGTGCAGCAGGCCTTCATCGACGAACAGGCCGCGCAATGCGGCTATTGCCTCAACGGCATGATCATGACCACCAAGGCGCTGCTCGCGATCAACCCGCGGCCCACCGAGCAGGAAGCGCTCGCCGCGCTGCGCTACAATCTCTGCCGTTGCGGCACGCATGTCGAAATCCTCCGCGCCGTGATGCGCGCCTCTAGCCAGCTCGCAGAGGCCGGTGATTGATGGCCTCCCCCATTCGCGGTTCGCTCGTCGTCGTCCGCACCGTGGACGAGGTCACGTCCGAGACCTTCGTGCGGATCACCGCGGATGGTTCGGTCACCGCCTATAACGGTCATGTCGATCTCGGCACGGGCATCCGTACTGCGCTCGGCCAGATCGTCGCCGAGGAGCTGGACGTCTCCTTTGCGCGCGTCGTCGTCGTGCTCGGCGACACCGCCGTCGTGCCGAACCAGGGCGCGACGATCGCGAGCGAAACCATCCAGGTCACCGCCGTTCCCCTGCGCAAGGCCGCGGCGCAAGCGCGGCACTTTCTGGTCGCGCGCGCGGCCGAGCGGCTGGAGCTGCCGGCAAGTGAGCTCAAGATCGAGGACGGCCTCGTCCGCGGCCACAATCGCAGCGTCAGCTATGGTGAGCTGATCGGCGGCGACACCATCCGCCTCGAGCTTGATGACGACGTGCCGGTCAAGGCCGTCGGCGACTATGCCATCGTCGGCCAGTCGATGCCGCGCGTCGATCTTCCTGCCAAGGCCACGGGCGAGCTGACCTTCGTGCACGACATCCGCGTATCAGGCATGCTGCATGGGCGCGTGGTGCGCCCGCCCTATGCCGGCGTCGATGCCGGACCGTTCGTCGGCACCAGCCTGATCGCGGTCGACGAATCCTCGGTGCGCGACGTTCCCGGCCTCGTTGCTGTCGTGCACATCGGCGACTTCGTCGGCGTCGTCGCCGAGCGCGAGGAAAATGCGATTCGCGCCGCGGAGCAGCTCAAGGTGAACTGGAAGCCGACGCCTGCGCTGACCGATCTCGCCGATGTCGAGACCGCGTTGCGCGCCAGTCCGTCGACACCGCGCACGCTGATCGACAAGGGCGGTGTCGACGCGGCGATTGCCGGTGCGGCCAAGCCGATGCAGCGCACTTATGTGTGGCCGTATCAGATGCACGCGTCGATCGGACCGTCCTGTGCCGTCGCCGACTTCCTGGACGGCAACATCCGCGTCTGGTCCGGCACGCAAAATCCGCACCTGCTGCGTGCCGACCTCGCACTCCTGATCGAGCGTCCCGAGAGCGAGATCGATGTGATCCGGCTCGAGGCGGCCGGCTGCTACGGCCGCAACTGCGCCGACGATGTCAGCGCCGACGCGCTGCTGCTGTCGCGCGCGGTCGGCCGCCCCGTGCGCGTGCAGCTGACGCGCGAGCAGGAGCACGCCTGGGAGCCCAAGGGCACCGCGCAGCTGGTTGACGTCAATGGCGGCCTCGACGCCGACGGTGGCATCGCCGGCTACGATCTCGCTACGCGCTATCCCTCGAACGCGGCACCGACACTCGCGCTCCTTCTCACCGGGCGGATTTCATCCGAGCCCGAGGTGCTCCAGATGGGCGACCGCACCGCGATCCCGCCTTACGATTACGACCACATGCGTGTCGTCGCCCATGACATGGCGCCGATCGTGCGCGCATCCTGGTTGCGCGGCGTCTCGGCGCTGCCGAACACGTTTGCGCATGAATCCTATATCGACGAGGCCGCAACCGAGGCTGGCGTCGATCCGATCGAATATCGGTTGCGCTACCTCAAGGACCGGCGCGCCGTCGATCTCGTCAACGCTGTCGCCGAGCGCGCGGGCTGGACGCCCAGGCCAGTCCGCGAGGACAAGGACGGCGAGATCGTGCACGGGCGCGGCTTTGCCTATGCGCTCTACGTCCACAGCAAGTTTCCCGGCTATGGCGCGGCGTGGTCGGCCTGGGTTGCCGACGTCGCCGTCAACAAGACCACCGGCGACGTCAGCGTCACGCGCGTGGTTGCGGGGCAGGATTCCGGGTTGATGATCAATCCGGACGGCGTCCGCCACCAGATCCACGGCAACGTCATCCAGTCCACCAGCCGCGCGCTGATGGAGGAGGTCTCGTTCGATCGTGGTGCGGTGGCTGCGCGCGAATGGGGCGCCTATCCGATCATCCCCTTCCCCGACGTGCCCAAGATCGACGTGCTGATGCTGCCGCGGCCGGACCAGCCGCCGCTCGGCGTCGGCGAGTCTGCTTCGGTGCCGAGCGCGGCCGCGATCGCGAACGCGATCTTCGACGCGACAGGTGTGCGCTTCCGCGAGCCGCCGTTCACGCCGGAACGTATCCTCAGGGGATTGCACGGTGACGCGTCGGCCACGACGCTGGCCCTGCCGGCACCCGCGACACCACCTCCGTCCCGCATTTGGCAAAATCCATTCGCCAGGCGCGCCGGCATCTTTGCAACGATGGCAGCCCTATGCACCGCCGCGATCGGCGTCGGCGCCGCGCTGCTGCCCGGCCGCGCCATCGCGCCGATCGCGCGTCCCGATGCATCGGTCTATTCGTCAGCGACGATCGCGCGCGGCCAACAGCTCGCAGCGCTCGGCAATTGCGCGGAGTGCCACACCAGCCTCGGTGGCGTGCTCAATGCCGGCGGCCGCGCACTGGAGACGCCGTTCGGCACCATCTATTCGACCAACATCACGCCGGATGTCGAGACCGGCATCGGCGCCTGGTCCTATCCCGCCTTCGCGCGCGCGATGCGCGACGGGCTACACCGCGACGGCCGCCAGCTCTATCCCGCCTTCCCGTACACGCACTTTGCCAGGACCAGCGAAGCCGACATGCAAGCGCTCTACGCCTATCTGATGGCGCAGCCTGCGGTACGCGCGACGGCGCCCGCCAACACGCTCGCCTTCCCGTTCAATCTCCGCCCGCTGCTTGCAGGCTGGAACGCGCTGTTCCATCAGGCCACGGAGTTCAAGCCCGATCCCGCAAAATCCGAGCAGTGGAATCGCGGCGCCTATCTCGTCGAGAGCCTCGGCCATTGCAGCGCCTGCCATTCGCCGCGCAATGCGCTCGGCGCCGAGCAGCGCGACGCCTATCTCGCCGGCGCCTTTGCCGAGGGCTGGGAGGCGCCGGCTCTGACCTCGCTCTCGCATGCGCCGGTCCCGTGGAGCGAAGACGAGCTGTTCGCCTATCTGCGCACCGGCCATTCGCGCTATCACGGTGTGGCGGCAGGTCCGATGGCGCCTGTTGTCAGGGACCTCAAGGCCCTGCCCGACCAGGACATCCGCGCGATGGCCGTCTATCTCGGCTCGTTCAACGACGCCGCCGATGCGCCCGCGCTTGCCACCAGGCTGGAGAGCGCGACGCAAGTCACCGTGGCCTCGTCCACCGGCGCGCGGCTCTATCAGGGCGCCTGCGCAGTCTGCCACGAGGTCGGCGGCCTGCCGCTGTTCGGCAGCCGCCCCTCGCTCGCGCTCAGCAGTAATCTGCACAGCGCGACATCCGACAATCTCGTGCAGGTGATTCTGCACGGTATTGTCGAGCCTGTGTCGAGCGATCTCGGCTACATGCCCGCCTTCAGGAACAGCATGAGCGACGCGCAAATCGAGGAGCTCGTCAGCTTCCTGCGCAACCAGTTTGCGCCGGACAAGCCCGCATGGACCGGCGTGCGCGAGACGATCGCCCGCGTGCGCGCTTCAACGCATTAAACTAGCCGTGCTTCTTCACGTCCACCGGCGGCGTGCCGTGGGTGTGGAAGGACTCGATCGTCTTCAAACCCCAAGCCTGGCCCTTCTTGCGCTCTTCCTCGGTCCACACGATCGGCTTCCAGTCCGGCGCGAGGATCAGGCGGGCGCCGGCATTGGCGACCTCGACGCGGTTGCCGCCGGGCTCGTAGACATAGAGGAAGAAGGTCTGCTGGATCGCATGCTTGTGCGGGCCGGTCTCGATGTGCACGCCGTTCTCGAGAAAAATGTCGGCGGCGCGCAGAATCTCCTCGCGGCTGTCGAGCGCGTAGGTGACGTGGTGGAAGCGGCCGGGCGTGCCGGAATGGTCGAGCGAATAGGCGAAGTCGTAGCTCTTGTTTGACATCGTCAGCCACATCGCGGCTTCACGGCCATCGTTGAGCACGATCTGCTCGGTGAGCCGACAGCCGAGATAATTCTCGAAGAACTCGCGATTCGCCTTGATGTCGACGGCGAGGCAGTTGAGGTGATCGAGCCGGCGGACATTGACGCCGCGCGCCGGAAAGCGCTGCGCCTGGTTCTTGAGTGCGGGTTTGAGCTCCGGTGGCGCCTGATACCACTCGGTCTCGTAATAGAGCTCGACGATGTGGCCATCAGGGTCGCGGCAGCGGAAGGTCGGCCCCTGCCCCATGTCGCCGTCGATCCAGCCGATATCGAAGCCCGAGCCCTTCAGTGCGGCGACGCGGCGTTCCAGCCCCTGCTGGCTGCGCGCGCGCAGCGCCATGTGCTCCATGCCCGAGGTCTTCGACGCCGTCAGCTTGAGCGAATAGCGCTCGTAATCGTCCCAGCCGCGCAGGTAAACCGACTCACCCTTCTGCCCGCTGACGGTCATGCCCATGACGTCGACGAAGAATCTCAGGCTCTCGTCGGGCTTGGGCGTCAACAGCTCCATGTGGCCGAGATGGGCGAGATCGAGGATCGGTTCGGGCTGCATGGCTTCCTCCAGAAAATGGGCTTTCGATCCGCTTTACGGAATCGCGCAATCGGGCACGGGGCGCAACGGCAATGCGCGCGCACGGACCCGGGCGGTCCAAATCACCGCGGGCTCATTTGTACTAATGTACAAATGATTAGGTCCCGTCAACAAATCAAAGACCGTCTTCCTCCGAACCCGGCGGTGGCTGTGCTGGGCGGCGACGATCCTCCGAACGCATAGCCGAGTGCCCGGATGGTAAAATCTTCCTTAAGGCCCCATCGGCCGATCGGCCCAGAAAAGCAGCATTTTAAGGCCCACTACGCCCCCAAGTATGCATTAGGTACAAACCACCCTGCCGAATTTCGGCAGATTTAACGAAGCTCCCGCCTCTGCCGCTTAACAGTTTGTGCAGCCCCGGCCCGCATAGTCGGAAACAAATCCCTCGCTCTTGCCAGGTTCATCCATCGTGACATCCTTTGGACGCGTGATTTCGGTACGCGGATCGCTCGCCCGGGTCGGGCTTCTGGCGCAAAGCCAGATGTCGATCTCGGAAGTTCGGGCCACCGTCGGCCGTTTCGTCAGCATCCGCTGCGCCAGCTCGGTCATCGTCGCGATGATCACCGAAGTGTCCTGCGAGAACCTCGCGAGCACCGCCGATTACATCGCGATCGCCTCGGTCGACCTGCTCGGCGAGATCCTCAATGCCGCCGACAAGGCCAAGTTTCAGCGCGGCGTCACCAACTATCCGACCATCGGCGATTCCGTCGACCTGATCACCAGCCAGGAGCTGCGCACGATCTATGCGCCGACCGGGTCGGACCAGATCAATGTCGGCTTCCTCCAGCAGGACCGTTCCGTCGTCGCCTATGTCGATATCGAGGAAATGCTCTCCAAGCACTTCGCGGTGCTGGGATCGACCGGCGTCGGCAAATCCACCGGCGTCTCGCTGCTGCTCAACGAGATCCTGAAAGCACGGCCGAACCTGCGCATCTTCCTGCTCGACGTCCACAACGAATATGGCCGCTGCTTCGGCGATCGCGCGCTGGTGCTCAACCCGCGGAACCTGAAGCTGCCGTTCTGGCTGTTCAATTTCGAGGAAATCGTCGATGTGCTGTTCGGCGGCCGCGCCGGCGCGCCCGAGGAGCTCGACGTCCTCGCCGAGGTGATCCCGATCGCCAAGGGCATCTACACCCAGTACCAGAACGCCGATCGCCTCGGCCTGAAGCGCATCGATCCGAAGCAGATCGGCTTCACCGTCGACACGCCGGTGCCGTACCGCCTGGTCGATTTGATCTCGCTGGTCGACGAGCGGATGGGCAAGCTGGAAAACCGCTCCTCCCGCATCGTCTATCACAAGCTGATTTCGCGCATCGAGGCGGTCCGCAACGATCCGCGATACGCCTTCATGTTCGACAACGCCAATGTCGGCGGCGACACCATGGCCGAGGTGATCAGCCATCTGTTCCGCCTGCCCGCCAACGGCAAGCCGATGACGGTGATGCAGCTCGCCGGCTTCCCGGCCGAAGTCATCGATTCCGTCGTGTCGGTGCTCTGCCGCATGGCCTTCGACTTCGGCCTGTGGAGCGATGGCGTGTCGCCGATGCTGTTCGTCTGCGAGGAGGCGCACCGCTACGCCGCCGCCGACCGCAATATCGGCTTCGGGCCGACCCGCAAGGCGGTGTCGCGCATCGCCAAGGAAGGCCGCAAATACGGCGTCTATCTCGGCCTCATCACGCAGCGCCCCGCAGAGCTCGACGCCACCATCATCTCCCAGTGCAACACGCTGTTCACGATGCGCCTTGCCAACGACCGCGACCAGGCACTGCTGCGCGCCGCAGTGTCGGATGCGGCCGCGAATTTGCTGTCCTTCGTGCCCTCGCTCGGCACCCGCGAAGTGCTGGCGTTCGGCGAAGGCGTCGCGCTGCCGACGCGGCTGCGCTTCAAGGAGGTGCCGCCGCACCAATTGCCGCGCGGCGAAGCCACCATCTCCAGCGTGCCGTCGGTGACGTCGGGTCACGACATGCATTTCGTCGGCGCCGTGCTCGAGCGCTGGCGCGGCGCGACCTCGCAGCGCGACGCGCCGAACGACCCGGTGTTCCAGGCGCCGCCGGCCAAGACGCTGGCGCCGGCCGAAACCCCGATGCTGCAACCGTCGATGGGCCTCGATCCGGACCGTTTCTCGCTGCTGAAGAAGCCGCTGCGGTAAGCCTCGCTCCATCAACATCGTCATTACGAGCGCAATGACGGAGGAAGGAGCGCCGTTTTATAACGCGCACTTTCTTCGCGGCCACTCCGGCCCGGCTAATTGAGCACGCCACCCGCATCGACTATGGTTGCCGGCCCCAAGCCGGAATCCATGCCCATGACAAAGCCTGCGCAACGCTTCCCCGCTCCCGCCCTCGACACGCTGCCCGACGACATCCGCACCCGTCTCCTCGCGGTGCAGGAGAAGAGCGGCTTCGTGCCGAACGTGTTCCTGACGCTCGCCTATCGCCCCGACGAGTTCCGCGCGTTCTTCGCCTATCACGACGCGCTGATGGAGAAGGATGGCGGCCTGACCAAGGCCGAGCGCGAGATGATCGTGGTGACGACCTCGGCGGCCAACCAGTGCCAGTATTGCGTGATCGCGCATGGCGCGATCCTGCGCATTCGCGCCAAGAACCCGCTGATCGCCGACCAGGTCGCGATCAATTACCGAAAGGCCGACATTACGCCGCGCGAGCGCGCGATGCTCGATTTCGCAATGAAGATCTCGGCCGATGCGCAGCGCATCTCGGATGAGGATTTCGCGGCGCTCGGCCCGCACGGCTTCAGCGACGACGACGTCTGGGACATCGCCGCGATTTCGGCCTTCTTCGCGCTGTCAAACCGGCTCGCAAACTTCACCGGCATGCGGCCGAACGAAGAGTTCTATCTGATGGGACGCCTGCCGAAGAAATAGCGGCGACCGCCGTTATTGCTGCTTCTGCTTCGCCATCAAATCGAGCGCCGGCGCAAAGCGTTCGGCGAACGTCAATGTTTTGGCCTCGCGCGACGCGGCAAGCGAAGCCGAGATGAACGTGTAAAGTCCGACTGAAACGACCGCGAGCAAGGCCGCGGCGAAAGCAACACGACGCATCTTTCCCTCCTTTGGAGGCCCGCCCGCTCGAAAGATGGACCTGCTTTGTTTCAGGACGCCTTCGTCCGGCCTGGAAAATGATTTCGCTCAAGAGACTGTGATTTGCGCTCTCTCGCGAGAACGCATGCCGCGACACACCTGACTCTCTGCTGGTGCGAACTTGGCCAGCAAACACCGCGACTAATAAAGGCCATTGGTGTTCGAGGCCAGGCACGCACGACACAGGGAATTTTGAGTGCACGATCACGATCGAGAATCGTATGACAGCCACGACAGTCAGCGTTTGCGGAGCTACAGCTTCGATGAGGAGGCCTCCCATGAGCGTTGCCATCCAGAAGCTCAATGGCCTGTGGCACCTCATCGTCGGCTCGTACCAGATCCGCACGCCTTTCCGCGAGACCCAGGACCGCGCGCTGGTCGTGACTTACGCCCGGCACGCCTATCCCGGCGCAAAAATCTTCCAGCGCGATTGATGTGAGCGTTGCTCCGTACCAATTTTCGCGCGTTCGGGTTTCATTCGTCGCGTACGTCCAGCCACGATTATGTTCGGCACTGCCATCATCGCGCTTTAGCTCGTTGTTCGACCTGCATCGCACGACAACGATCCCACGCTGACACCCTGTCGATGTAATCGCTGCGACGTACACGTGTCACATGCGCGTCGTCGGCGACGCTCGATAATCACGCTCATTCCGGATCACATCCGCGCGAATTGCGCAGCGAGCTTGGGGGCGTCCACATGAGCAGGAAAACCGCTTTCTCCGTGATATCGGCGATGTCGCTCGCCACGACGCTGGCCGCTGTGGCAGTTCCAGCGCACGCAGACGGCGATGACCGCGACCACGATGGCGACCATCATCGCCGCAAGCCGCAGGTCGTGCTGATCTCGCTCGACGGCGCCAAGCCCAATTTCATTCAGCAATTCATCGACGAAGGCGTGCTGCCGCGCGACGGCGGCCTGGCGCGGCTGAGCCGCCATGGCGCGGTTGCGCTGCAAAACGTGACGGCATCGCCGTCGCTGACGGCCGTCTCGCATATCGAGATCGCGACCGGCTCGACCGCCGTCCACAATGATATTCCCTCGAACACCTTTGAGGCGATCGTCGGCCCGATCACATCGAGCCTCAGCGGCTTCGCGGCTCCAATCGGCGGCTATCTCGAGAGCCCGCTCGGACCCTCGCCGCATCCGACGGCTGCACCGCTCTGGGTGCAGCTGCGCCAGCAGGGCAAGAAGGTCGCCACCGCGACGTGGCCGGGCGGCGACGGCGCCGACATCTCCATCAACGGCACCGTGGTGCAGCCGGCGCAGCCGACCCGAACAGTCAACTACACCGTGCCGTTCGGCGCGTTCGGCGGCCTCTCGGCCCAGGGTTTCACATTGTCCCAGTCGGACTTCACGCCGGATCCGGCCATCCTCACCGGACTTCAGGCCGCCGGCCACTTCTCCTACAGCCCCGTGCTGGTGACGACGAACCCGATCGAGACGTTCTCCTGCGCCTCGGCGCAGACCTCGACCTGCTCGAGCAACGCGGCAACCTTCGATGTCAAATTCGCGATCAAGGTGGCGGCGATCGACACCACCAACGACAACAAGGTGAACTACGACACGCTGGTGTTCTTCGACATGACACAGGGCATCAAGTCGGGGCCGTTCCGCGCGCCGTCGACCGGCCCGGCCTATGTCAAGTTCGGCGGCGAGAATGCGCCGTTCTTCTTTGAAGGCAGCGGCGCCAAGGTCGGTGCCGCCTACTTCGTCTCGCAGCTTGCGCCCGACCTGTCGACCGTGCGCTTCGCCCGCTACAGCGCCAACTTCATCCCGCGCAACACGCCGGTGCTGGCCGACGTCGACGACATCAACAACAATATCGGCTTCTGGCGTCCGCAGGGAGACTTCCGCATCCCGGAGCGGCTCAGCCCGGGCTTCACCAGCTTCCCCGACGTCGAGATCGAGGCGATGTACGAGGACATGGTCAAGACCTTTGTGCGCTACCAGGCGGATATCGGCGAGCGCGCGATCCAGAACCATCCCGACGCGGACCTCGTGATGGTCTATATCGAAGAGCCCGACGGCTCCGAGCATCAGTTCCTGCTGATTGATCCCCGCCAGGGCACCAACCCGGCGGACCCGAACTCGATCGGCGCCAACCAGGATCCGGCCAAGGTCGCGCGCTACGCATCCTATATCCGCTTCGCCTATCAGGCCGCCGACAAGGCGGTGAAGCAGATTTTGGACGCGGCCGGTCCCGACAGCGACGTCATCGTGGTGTCGGACCACGGCTTCGCACCGTTCCACACCTCCGTCAGCATGACCAACATCCTCAAGAATGCCGGCATCGACACCACGAAGCTGGCGATCCGCACCTCGGGGCCGGCGGCCAACATCTATGTCAATCTGCAAAACCGCGAGTCCGGCGGCACCATCGATCCCGCAACCTACAAGGCGCTGGTCGCGCAAATCACCGATGCCGTGAAGAACGCCGTCGATCCCAATCCGAAGTTCAACGGATCGCTCGACGGCGGGCGGCTCTTCACCGTGGTCGAGACCCGGCCGGTGGTCTGCAACGCCGGCACCGGACAATGCACCAGCAAGACCATCGGCCAGGATTTCGGCGACGTGTTCGCGCTGATGGCGCCCGGCTATAATTTCGACGGCGTCCAGAACCCCGGCGTCGCCCGTCTCGGCGACGCGCCATTCAACGCGGCAACGACCACGCTGTCGATGCCGAACTTCTATGGCGCGCACGGCCACGATCCCGAGCTGCCGGTGATGAGCGCGACCTTCATCGCCGCCGGTCCCGATATCCAGAAGACGACGATCCGGCGCATGCACAATCTCGACGTGGCGCCGACCATCATGCGGATCCTCGGCGTCAGGCCGCACGACGTCGACGGCGAGGTCTTGCACGAGATCCTGCGCTGAAGCGGATCGTGCCATCAAAAAAGCTCAGCGGCTGCTGTGGAGCCTCACAGCAGCCGCCAAGCGCGAAATGATGTCACCGCCGAAGGCAACCACGCCTCAGACGGTGCCGATGATCCCTTCGACCAGATAATCGGTGTGCTCGAGCGAGGGATCGTAGAGCCCGGTCTCCTTGTCGCTGATGACCTTGCCGGTGTTGCTCTTCACGGTGCCGGTGAAGATCGGCTTGCCCGCCTTCA is part of the Bradyrhizobium commune genome and harbors:
- a CDS encoding alkaline phosphatase family protein; protein product: MSRKTAFSVISAMSLATTLAAVAVPAHADGDDRDHDGDHHRRKPQVVLISLDGAKPNFIQQFIDEGVLPRDGGLARLSRHGAVALQNVTASPSLTAVSHIEIATGSTAVHNDIPSNTFEAIVGPITSSLSGFAAPIGGYLESPLGPSPHPTAAPLWVQLRQQGKKVATATWPGGDGADISINGTVVQPAQPTRTVNYTVPFGAFGGLSAQGFTLSQSDFTPDPAILTGLQAAGHFSYSPVLVTTNPIETFSCASAQTSTCSSNAATFDVKFAIKVAAIDTTNDNKVNYDTLVFFDMTQGIKSGPFRAPSTGPAYVKFGGENAPFFFEGSGAKVGAAYFVSQLAPDLSTVRFARYSANFIPRNTPVLADVDDINNNIGFWRPQGDFRIPERLSPGFTSFPDVEIEAMYEDMVKTFVRYQADIGERAIQNHPDADLVMVYIEEPDGSEHQFLLIDPRQGTNPADPNSIGANQDPAKVARYASYIRFAYQAADKAVKQILDAAGPDSDVIVVSDHGFAPFHTSVSMTNILKNAGIDTTKLAIRTSGPAANIYVNLQNRESGGTIDPATYKALVAQITDAVKNAVDPNPKFNGSLDGGRLFTVVETRPVVCNAGTGQCTSKTIGQDFGDVFALMAPGYNFDGVQNPGVARLGDAPFNAATTTLSMPNFYGAHGHDPELPVMSATFIAAGPDIQKTTIRRMHNLDVAPTIMRILGVRPHDVDGEVLHEILR
- a CDS encoding molybdopterin cofactor-binding domain-containing protein; amino-acid sequence: MASPIRGSLVVVRTVDEVTSETFVRITADGSVTAYNGHVDLGTGIRTALGQIVAEELDVSFARVVVVLGDTAVVPNQGATIASETIQVTAVPLRKAAAQARHFLVARAAERLELPASELKIEDGLVRGHNRSVSYGELIGGDTIRLELDDDVPVKAVGDYAIVGQSMPRVDLPAKATGELTFVHDIRVSGMLHGRVVRPPYAGVDAGPFVGTSLIAVDESSVRDVPGLVAVVHIGDFVGVVAEREENAIRAAEQLKVNWKPTPALTDLADVETALRASPSTPRTLIDKGGVDAAIAGAAKPMQRTYVWPYQMHASIGPSCAVADFLDGNIRVWSGTQNPHLLRADLALLIERPESEIDVIRLEAAGCYGRNCADDVSADALLLSRAVGRPVRVQLTREQEHAWEPKGTAQLVDVNGGLDADGGIAGYDLATRYPSNAAPTLALLLTGRISSEPEVLQMGDRTAIPPYDYDHMRVVAHDMAPIVRASWLRGVSALPNTFAHESYIDEAATEAGVDPIEYRLRYLKDRRAVDLVNAVAERAGWTPRPVREDKDGEIVHGRGFAYALYVHSKFPGYGAAWSAWVADVAVNKTTGDVSVTRVVAGQDSGLMINPDGVRHQIHGNVIQSTSRALMEEVSFDRGAVAAREWGAYPIIPFPDVPKIDVLMLPRPDQPPLGVGESASVPSAAAIANAIFDATGVRFREPPFTPERILRGLHGDASATTLALPAPATPPPSRIWQNPFARRAGIFATMAALCTAAIGVGAALLPGRAIAPIARPDASVYSSATIARGQQLAALGNCAECHTSLGGVLNAGGRALETPFGTIYSTNITPDVETGIGAWSYPAFARAMRDGLHRDGRQLYPAFPYTHFARTSEADMQALYAYLMAQPAVRATAPANTLAFPFNLRPLLAGWNALFHQATEFKPDPAKSEQWNRGAYLVESLGHCSACHSPRNALGAEQRDAYLAGAFAEGWEAPALTSLSHAPVPWSEDELFAYLRTGHSRYHGVAAGPMAPVVRDLKALPDQDIRAMAVYLGSFNDAADAPALATRLESATQVTVASSTGARLYQGACAVCHEVGGLPLFGSRPSLALSSNLHSATSDNLVQVILHGIVEPVSSDLGYMPAFRNSMSDAQIEELVSFLRNQFAPDKPAWTGVRETIARVRASTH
- a CDS encoding peroxidase-related enzyme (This protein belongs to a clade of uncharacterized proteins related to peroxidases such as the alkylhydroperoxidase AhpD.) codes for the protein MTKPAQRFPAPALDTLPDDIRTRLLAVQEKSGFVPNVFLTLAYRPDEFRAFFAYHDALMEKDGGLTKAEREMIVVTTSAANQCQYCVIAHGAILRIRAKNPLIADQVAINYRKADITPRERAMLDFAMKISADAQRISDEDFAALGPHGFSDDDVWDIAAISAFFALSNRLANFTGMRPNEEFYLMGRLPKK
- a CDS encoding ATP-binding protein, whose product is MTSFGRVISVRGSLARVGLLAQSQMSISEVRATVGRFVSIRCASSVIVAMITEVSCENLASTADYIAIASVDLLGEILNAADKAKFQRGVTNYPTIGDSVDLITSQELRTIYAPTGSDQINVGFLQQDRSVVAYVDIEEMLSKHFAVLGSTGVGKSTGVSLLLNEILKARPNLRIFLLDVHNEYGRCFGDRALVLNPRNLKLPFWLFNFEEIVDVLFGGRAGAPEELDVLAEVIPIAKGIYTQYQNADRLGLKRIDPKQIGFTVDTPVPYRLVDLISLVDERMGKLENRSSRIVYHKLISRIEAVRNDPRYAFMFDNANVGGDTMAEVISHLFRLPANGKPMTVMQLAGFPAEVIDSVVSVLCRMAFDFGLWSDGVSPMLFVCEEAHRYAAADRNIGFGPTRKAVSRIAKEGRKYGVYLGLITQRPAELDATIISQCNTLFTMRLANDRDQALLRAAVSDAAANLLSFVPSLGTREVLAFGEGVALPTRLRFKEVPPHQLPRGEATISSVPSVTSGHDMHFVGAVLERWRGATSQRDAPNDPVFQAPPAKTLAPAETPMLQPSMGLDPDRFSLLKKPLR
- a CDS encoding (2Fe-2S)-binding protein gives rise to the protein MTQTPIRLTVNGSIHDVTAERRTPLLYVLRNDLALNGPKYGCGLGECGTCTVLIDGAPARSCVIPVGGCTGRDIVTLEGLGTRDEPDVVQQAFIDEQAAQCGYCLNGMIMTTKALLAINPRPTEQEALAALRYNLCRCGTHVEILRAVMRASSQLAEAGD
- a CDS encoding catechol 2,3-dioxygenase gives rise to the protein MQPEPILDLAHLGHMELLTPKPDESLRFFVDVMGMTVSGQKGESVYLRGWDDYERYSLKLTASKTSGMEHMALRARSQQGLERRVAALKGSGFDIGWIDGDMGQGPTFRCRDPDGHIVELYYETEWYQAPPELKPALKNQAQRFPARGVNVRRLDHLNCLAVDIKANREFFENYLGCRLTEQIVLNDGREAAMWLTMSNKSYDFAYSLDHSGTPGRFHHVTYALDSREEILRAADIFLENGVHIETGPHKHAIQQTFFLYVYEPGGNRVEVANAGARLILAPDWKPIVWTEEERKKGQAWGLKTIESFHTHGTPPVDVKKHG